The DNA segment GGTCACTGACACATCTAGGTTGTTGTAGGTCTTTTCTGCTGCCAGGttctggggagagagaggaagattcATGCAGGGAAGCAAGGGAGCCAGCCGCCAAACCCTGAGCCCACCCCACCTCACAGAGTGATTTAAAGTAGGTGTCGGCCATGCCCACAAGCCTCGCCCAGCTCATTCAATTCCTTTTCAAACAGAATTTGAAAGCTTGGAAGCTTCTAAAACCCTTAGGTCCCAGAAGAGActcttcttctccctctccaCATTCAACACCCCACCCCTTTCCCTACCTCCCAACCCGCCCCCCACAATCACTCACGATAACATCAAACTTGGAGTAGATGTCCACCACACGCCCTAGGGGGACAGAGGCAGCTCAGCAAGGAGGATCTGGCATCCAAGGCTCCCCCTGCCTACAGAACCACCTTCCAGGTTGAGCTGAGGGGACAGCAGATTTTCCCACAGCCTCCCTGGAGCCCTCCTCTCCCTGTGCCCGATCCCTCACCTTTCTCATCCACCACTGGCAGGGCTGAGACTCGGTGCTGTACAAAGATGCCCAGAGCCACGTACACAGGGGTGGTGGTGCGGACCATAGCAATGTTGGCATAGGTGCCAATCTGTAGCTCTTCCAGAGACTTAGACATGAACTCTGGCTTGGGGAACTCGGTGATCTGAGGAAATAACCatcaccttgattttttttcaaggcCCCTCAAACTACCCTTGGATACTCCTCCAACCAGTATCTAAGAAGTAAAAACTGGGCTGAGGAGCACTTACAAATAACTTGAGGAACTTGAGGATACGCTTGTGGGTGAGGATGTACAAGGTGTTGCCTGATTCCGGGTCAATAACTGGCAGCCTGTGGATCTTGTTTCGAATTAATGAAGAGACAGCATCAAACAAGCTGTGGGAAGGCAGGGATTAACGGTAAGTCCCACAGTGGTAGGCCTGAGGGTGCTGAAGTAGCTCTAATTTAGAGTGTGCTTACAAACAGGGAAAACAGGTGGTTAAGGAGAGGAGCAGGGGGTTCAGACCAGACCTAAAGAATGTGCAtgcgtgtgtatgcatgtgtgtgtatgtgggaggagtgtcttttttctcttctgttcccgGCTCTTTGGGTATCTAGGGCCTCAGCTATGCTGATGGCAAGGCTCTTTCCCCTTCCGGACAAATAGGTAGGTGGAACTCACCTGGCATTAGGAGAAATGCAGACAAGTGGTTTAAAGGAGTCCTGTAGATACACCTCTGAAGGGAAAAGGGAGGTTCACAAAATATTACCATGAAAAACTGTTTCCCAGGAAACTCTCCATCCCTTTATCCTTTTACAACCCTCAGCTCTCCACATACCTCTCCAAGTTTCTATCTTGTGTTCTTCCAGCTCATAGATCTGCACCTGAAAGCAGAGGCAACAGAACTTGAGACTCAATCTCTCTGCTTTATTAACCCCTTGTAGTTGCTTGGAAGAAAGGGTATGAGAGTGAGGGACTCTGGGCAGGAAAGTGGTTTCGGTCATGGGCTCAGGAGCCTTACCAAGGCTGATTTATAGTAGCGGTGCAGGATATTGATGAAATCAGTGATGGTCAGCATGCCTAGAGGCCAAGATAACAGCCCTCAGCACAGCTCAAAAGCTTCTCTCCATGCCCAGTACAAGATGCCAATAACAGTGTTCCAAAAACTGCTTACCCACAAAACTCTGCTTCTTACTATCCCACAAAGGGGCCGCCCGGACACCATTAGTCACCAAAgcaaagaaagctttcttcaccTGTAGTGAAAGAGTAATAACGACAAAGGAAAAttcacaggaggcagggctggaaaAGAATAGGGGTTGGATATGCTGGGGAAAATGGGAGCCTAACCACATAGAAAGTCAAGCTCATCACCCTTGGGATGAGGTACTGAACCAGCGGCTCCGAGGAAGGGGGAAGGGAAAAGAGGATTTCACCCACCTGAAGGGAAGTATCAAATACAACCAGTTTTGAGCTTGTGGGAATCAGGTCATAGCAGCGATGAGACTTCATGAAGGAAGTATACACGCTATTGTTAGATTCCGGAGTCTCTGCATGGGGTGAGATAGTTAGTAGCTTCCTCCCATGCAACAACTCAGCAATCAAAAGAGGCAGCAAATAAAAGTGTTGTAGTTGCTCAGGTATTTACAGCATGATTTATAAGGCCCCCTTATAAAGGACAACAGGAATAGATATTctgttttgttgctattgttcccACAAAACCTGGATAAACTCCTTAGAAACCATTTCATCCAACTTCACCCCCAGGCAGAACTGTATCTATTGGCTCCTTAGGCAAAAGATGGCTGACTAAAACGAAAATCTATTAAACTTTCATTAACCTGTTCTAgtctaaaagtttttttttcctcaccttTAACTCATTTTCCTTCTCATATATTTAGCACATTTTCACTTGTTCTTTTTCtcaattaaaatgtaattaagcTTCTTAAAATCCAAGAAGTAAACTTCTTAAAATTCTTGTTagattcacagatgaggaagtcaTGGCCCAAGGTGGGCCATTTTAGAACAGCACTAAGTTAGAGCCCAGTGCTCAATTGACCTGGCCCCAAACAACCTGAGAGTCCATCTTGGGATGACCGTGTGAATCAGAAGTCACCCCACCTACTCTAGACAAATGGCTTTCCATTCCTCTGATTTTAACTGCTTGCTCTACTCGAGCAGCAACCCCCAAAAGAACAGCCCAAATGTGCTACATGGTATGCTTGTATATCTAAAAATATTATGTCATTTAATCTGTAAGGCAAATATTGTCATTTTTCAGCTGAGAAAACAGACAGAAAGCCATAAAACAAAAACTACTCAACGTCGTATCATTAGTTAACAAGAAAGGCTCAAACATAGATCTACGTGATTCCAAAGTTCATGCTCTTAAATCCTAAtcagttgtttttcatttttaatttttttaccaaAGTTATATAGGTACACAGTTTAGAGAGTCAAATAGTTCTATAATTTTGTTAAGAAAAACTGCAGTTCCTAGCACCCACTTCACTTCACCCCTCCCCAGAGAGGAAACCTCTTTTAGCTGATTATTTTGGTACTTATTTCTATGTCTATAAATAATATGCTTATAttgctaccttttttttttcacttttaagcaTTAACTATTATCATGCAAGGAAGATGACAGGCACTCTCTATTATCATATGAGGAAGATGAAAATTTTCAATTCTATTTCCTACCAGGACCCCATTATAAACCTGTACCTCCTAATTCTCCATTCTCCCAGAAGTTAAATTGCATCAGTATTTAAGTAATTTGACTGAATATTCATTATTCTGAGCTACGTCAAGTAGTAaagtctgattttcttttttccttcacaaCTTTGTTTTCCTTGGAGTTAATAATTGTCTGTTTGCTTAGTTCTAGTCTGTTTGCTAAGTATTTAGTACTTATAACTAATTCAATCCCCAAACTCTTTACCAATTGTTTAAGTCTCCTTTCAAGAAGTTCAGAAGCATGGGATAGTCTATCAATTTAACTACCCAAAGAAGTCTCTCTGGAGCCTTCTGACCTGCTCAAATCTGGGCTGGTTTGCCTGCCATGCACTTCTGACATCTTGAGATCTTCCTTCATTTCCATCCTGGGACCCCTTTCACGTCTCTCCTGTATTAGCACTCTTGTGTCCTGTATCCCATGATTTCCTCTTTTTTGATTATTCCCTTGTTTTGGTGAAGCACATTTTCCAGTAGCTTCCTGAGAAAGGGTGCATGGGAGGTAAATTTTTTGAGACCTTGCAGACATAGACTCTGCAGACATCTCTATGTTACCCTCATCTTTGATTTAAATTTGTCTGGCtacagaattctaggttgaaCTTTATTTTCCTGCAGAATATTGAGGGCACTGCTTCATTGCCTTCCAAGCTTCTGGTGTTATTGAGAGTTTGGGGTCCTAGGCCCTTCTGATTCCTTGTATATGTCTTGTTATTTTCTCTCTGGAAACTCAGGATCTTCTCTTTGTTTGGTGTTCTGAAATTTTATGATGATTGTGCTTTGGGTGGGAGAATTTCACCCGTTGTGCTGAATATTCAACGAGAAAACTAATGTTCTTCAGTTCTAGGAAATGTTCTTGAATTACTTCCTTGATTGTTTCCTTCCCTCTGTGttgtcatttttctccttctgtaaCTCCTACTATTTGGACTTCCAAAACTAACCCTTAacgtttgtttttgttgtttttaaaacacaGGAGTTCCCCCTGCCCCGCTCACCTAATCCAGGGTTTTACTTTCCACTGTTTCAGTTACCCACAATCAAACCTTGTCtgaatattaaatagaaaattccagaaacaaGCAATTCATAAGTTTTCAATTGTGTGGCATCCTAAGCAGCATGATGAAATCTCTTGCTATTCAGCTCAGTTCCAGCCCTGGGAGGCAATCATCCCTTTGTCCACCATATCCCATCCACTACTTATTAGTAGCTCTCTCAGTGATCAGACTGTCATGGATGTTATCACTGTGCTTGTGTGCAAGTAACCCTTTTTTTGGAGAACATCTCtgatggcctagtggttaagactccgagtttcttggagaaggaaaatggtaacccattctagtattcttgcctgggaaatctcatggacagaggagcctggcaggctacagtctatggggttgcaaagtctgACACTactttagcgactaaacaacaataacaaacccttattttatttactaattgGCCATAAAGCATATGTAAAATTGAAGCcctaatgctgtgtgtgtgtgattagttgctcagtggtgtccaactctttgagtgttcaacccagggattgaacctatttCCTGgacagcaggcggattctttactactgagccaccagggaagtcctaaaaccTAGAATGCTTCCTataagtgaaaaggtgaaagttctcAACTtaataagggaaagaaaaacaatcatATGCTGAGGTTGCTAAGATCTATGATAAAAATGAATCTTCTATCTGTGAAACTGAGAAGAAACAGGAAATCATGCTAGTTTTGCTGTTGCAATTCAATTGCAAAAGTTATAGGGTCAGTGTGTGAAAAGTGCTTAGTCAAGATGTGAAAGGTATTATGTTTGTACAATAAGATATTtagaggcagacagactgagagatgcaggtttgatccctgggttgggaagatccccgggagtaggaaatggcaacccgctccagtattcttgcctagaaaattccttggacagaggagcctggcaggctatagtccgtggggtcacaaagagtcagacacgaatgagcacacATACACCTTACTCTTATAGACTGACCAACTACATTCACATAACTCTTAGTATACTCTTatcattgttctattttattattgttgttgttaatctcttactgtgcctaatttgtaaattaaactttatcataggtatgcacggggcttcccaggtggtgctaatggtaaataactcgcctgtcaatgaaggagacacaaaagatgtgggttcgatccctgggtagggaagagcccCCAGAGGAGTGCATGGGaattggagaatcccttggacagagaagtatggcaggctacatagtccatatggtcacacagagtcagacacgactgaagcaacttagcatgcatacactcataggtatgtatgtatataagtcAGGATATATAGGaaaaaacattatatatacaGTTTAATACTATCTGtggtttcaggcatccactggcAATCTTGTAATGTATCCCCAAGGATAAGGAGGTACTAACCAccgtttcttttttctttcctcttttttcacttttttcattatagtttattacaagatactaaATACAGTTCCTATACAGTATATATAcagctatacagtaagaccttgttgtttcttttatatatatagtagtttgtatctgctaatcttaTACTCCTAATATATcccccttctttctcctttggtaaccgtaagtttattttctatgtctgagttcactttgatttttaattCTTACTTTATGAGAGATTTCTTCAACTTGATTTTCCAAACCTCCTACTTAGTTTAACGCTTTTgctgttatatttttaatttctaagagctccttttttcttttctgaacattccttttctttaaaaaattgcatCCTATACTTGCTTCATGGTGGAAATATGTTCTTTGAGTAAGTATTAATGttagtttttaatgttttcttctttatgcaTTGACTTTTCCCACTGTTGCTTTTTtcctgtttatctttttcttttttcttcttcatttgggGGGACAATTTAGATCACTCTTTTCACATTAGAGGCTTTCTTTAGATGTCTGGTAATCCTTGGTTTAAAGGAGGATTCAAACCATATTTTAAGAATGGAGTCTTTAAAGCTGATTAGAAGCTCTATGTGTGTAGATGAGCCTTGTTAACTGTGAACCATTTAGATGGGGAACAGTCAGTActtatatttttaggtttttcCTTCAGTGGGATTCTGAAGAAAAGGATTATTCATTTGACTTTGTGCTTGAGGATGAAGTCTTTTCTGTCAGCATTCTGAAAACTGAGTGTGGGAAAAGGACTAGGGTCTCAGCATCTAGTTCACCTCATGTTCGTGTTTTCAGCACAGTACCTCAGCCCCTTTCTGTACCTCCAGTCTGTGCCAAAGTTAGGATGGGCAGTTTTCCAGTTGCACTTAGTGGGGTAGGAAGTCTTAGGATGTGACTCCTCCTTAGACCTTCAGCGCTTCTGGGCTTTCCCCTCTGCTAGTTACAGTTGAGTTTTCTCAGGTATGCTAAGTCATTTACCACCCTTCTGTCTGCTTTCCAGCTTCCAAAAATTCATTGCCATTGTCTCCTTGCTTGTTCTCCCTATTTTGATAGTTTTTGTACCTTCAAGAATAATTCCTTCATGGTGGCtttagtggctttttttttttttttgtaggtttgtttttaaaatggtttGAGAAAAGCAACTCTGaaactattttagaaatattttagaattcaGCAAATTAGTGCTTTTATGGGGATAATCAGCATtctattgaaagtgaagtcgctcagtcgtgtccgactctttgcgaccccatggactgtagcctaccaggcttctcagtccatgagattttccaggtaagagtactggagtgggttgccatttccttctccatagtggctttttGTGAAGGAACAAAAGTAGATACATGTATTAAACCCACCATCTCTAACTGGAAGGCCACCATTGTTCTTCGAATTTGAAAATTCACAGACTCCCAAGAATCTGTCTTTTGACACCAGTTCAAGACATGCTACAATGATAGTTAAATAATattacaggctgctgctgctgctactgctgctaagtcacttcagtcatgtccgactctgtgtgaccccacagacggcagcccaccagggtcctctgtccctgggattctccaggcaagaatactggagtgggttgccatttccctctccaatgcatgaaagtgaaaagtgaaagtgaagtcgctgagtcttgtctgactcttagcgaccccatggactgcagcctaccaggcttctccgtccatgggattttccaggcaagagtattggagtgggttgccactgccttctccaatattacaGGCTACAGGCCTGCAAACATATTTGGTTTGGTTTTCATggtatttaaataattaatttaaataatttaaattagtgCCCAATTAAAAAATTCTGGAGATATATAAGAATCCAAATTCTAACTTTCTTTTCATAATCAGAAGATCTGACAAAAATAGGTCTTGAATTCCTGAACAGCAGCAATTAACCAGACTAGGCTAGTTGCTGCCTCCTTTTAGATGCAACGAGAACCACAGGTTATTGTAATCATATGCAACCCACGTCACTACTTGATCCATGTAGACAATTTGAGTTTCTTACGCCTGCCTCAGTTGATGCTAACGCAAATGCACTTAGAAACACAAAATAAGCACTGACATCATGTTGCAGTCATCAATTATAAAGAATCATCCAGGTAATTCAAAATATGACTATATTCATTTTTGGATACTAACGACATGaaaatagaacatttaaaaattcttgtgGAGAACTCACAGACCTTTAATAATATATCCCAGAATCTCATCCCATATTTTAATCCTCTGAGAAAGTATGTATTCCTAATGCCATAAACATGTCCAAGAAAGACTAAGAGTGTTCCTGGGCAAAACCCTTTACCAGAGATGCCTATAATTTTGCTTCTTTCCAGATGACCGGGTTGGACCAGCCTGCTCTAACCAGGTATTTGGGCAGATGCTAGAATTCCCTTCTCCTGTGCCCTGAATTTTAGGGTTTAGTGCCTCTATTTCTGGATTAGTTCTAAGGGTTTTCAAGTCCCTTCTATAATTTCTTGTGTATACTCAGTGGCtttagtgagattgctggatgataAAATCCTAGTGGCATTGTCTGGGCTACTCAAAACATATCAGGGACTTCTAAAACATGGTTAGCCATCCCAGAATTGCCTATGGAAGTTCTCCCTGTACCTCAAAAGTTTCTCTCAAGTGGTTTGATGACTGAAGATATTAATCATCCTCACCCTACCCAAGATTTATTCTTAGGTGATCTCGCAAAATCACTTGTTTCTGATTTATGTGGTTTGGCACATTATCTGGCCCAGCCTTGATTTTCCCAGGGAAGACTCTGGGAAAAATTCAAAAGCACTGCTGAATACGAATTAGGATCGGGTTATCGTTTTCATACCAGTTTCCTTTCCTCAGTAAACTTACCTTGAAGATGCTCATTTTCCACAGCTGGGTAGCTATCTGAAGAAGGGACCTGGAAAGACAAGAGAAACAAAGATTCAGCCTGTCTTACGCTCCATCCATTTGAGCCTGGCAACATTAGGGGAAGGGCTGGTGAACTAATGACTTCCTTTAAAGCACTACAAGGTCCTTCagaaatattatctcatttaatctttataacccttgctactgctaagttgcttcagtcatgtctgactctgtgcgaccccagagacggcagcccaccaggctcccccgtccctgggattctccaggcaagaacactggagtggcttgccatttccttctccaatgcatgaaagtgaaaagtgaaattgaagtcgctcaggctgtctacttgaaagttacacagtcgtgtccgtctcctagtgaccccgtggacgcagtctaccaggctcctctgtccatgggattttccaggcgagagtactggagtgggatgccattgccttctccatataaccCTTAGGTGAATACTATTATCAGCCTTATTttcacagattaggaaactgaggttcaagaaATATTAAGCAAACTGCCCATGGCTGGCAAGAGGTGAAATGGGGATCTGAATACAGGTTTGTGTGGTTCCAAAGCTCATGGTCTTATATACTACATTGCCTAATGAAACATTAGGACTTAAAAGCTGACACTAGAAAATATGAGCTTAAAGTTGGTTCCACAAGACTTTCACagacttatttataaaaatatggaagCTGGAGAGACAACACTGCTTTCCTTCAAATAGTCACTAAGTGTAGGTGTAGGCTCCTGAGTCACTG comes from the Bubalus kerabau isolate K-KA32 ecotype Philippines breed swamp buffalo chromosome 1, PCC_UOA_SB_1v2, whole genome shotgun sequence genome and includes:
- the PRKAG1 gene encoding 5'-AMP-activated protein kinase subunit gamma-1 isoform X2: MKSHRCYDLIPTSSKLVVFDTSLQVKKAFFALVTNGVRAAPLWDSKKQSFVGMLTITDFINILHRYYKSALVQIYELEEHKIETWREVYLQDSFKPLVCISPNASLFDAVSSLIRNKIHRLPVIDPESGNTLYILTHKRILKFLKLFITEFPKPEFMSKSLEELQIGTYANIAMVRTTTPVYVALGIFVQHRVSALPVVDEKGRVVDIYSKFDVINLAAEKTYNNLDVSVTKALQHRSHYFEGVLKCYLHETLETIINRLVEAEVHRLVVVDENDVVKGIVSLSDILQALVLTGGEKP
- the PRKAG1 gene encoding 5'-AMP-activated protein kinase subunit gamma-1 isoform X1, yielding MEAVPSSDSYPAVENEHLQETPESNNSVYTSFMKSHRCYDLIPTSSKLVVFDTSLQVKKAFFALVTNGVRAAPLWDSKKQSFVGMLTITDFINILHRYYKSALVQIYELEEHKIETWREVYLQDSFKPLVCISPNASLFDAVSSLIRNKIHRLPVIDPESGNTLYILTHKRILKFLKLFITEFPKPEFMSKSLEELQIGTYANIAMVRTTTPVYVALGIFVQHRVSALPVVDEKGRVVDIYSKFDVINLAAEKTYNNLDVSVTKALQHRSHYFEGVLKCYLHETLETIINRLVEAEVHRLVVVDENDVVKGIVSLSDILQALVLTGGEKP